In the Dolichospermum flos-aquae CCAP 1403/13F genome, TATGTGGGACCCCGCACAAAAATTGCTGTTGATACCCTAGACCGCGATGTAGACCCCGTTGGTGCTTGTATTGGTGCGCGGGGATCACGAATTCAGGTGGTAGTTAATGAATTACGCGGTGAAAAAATTGATGTGATTCGCTGGTCTCCAGATCCAGCTACCTATATTGCCAATGCGTTGAGTCCAGCAAAGGTAGATGAAGTCAGACTCATGGACCCCGAAAGTCGCCAAACTCACGTTTTAGTGGCTGAAGATCAACTGAGTTTAGCTATTGGTAAAGAAGGGCAAAATGTGCGGTTAGCTGCCCGTCTCACTGGTTGGAAAATTGATATTAAAGATCAGGCTAAATATGATGAGGAAGCCGAAAATACTAAATTTGCAGCGGTGAGAGCGCAATATCAATCCCAAAATGATAGGGATGACAGGTCTGACCGAGAAGATGCAATGGCAGAAGAATTAGAATTGGATGAGGATAGATTTGACAATAGCGAGGAAGATTAATTCCCCAAATTTATCTGCAATAATTTGAAAAAGGAAGGGGAGCAGGGAGCAGGGAGCAGGGGGAATATTTCTTCCCAATGACAAATGACAAATGACAACTGACAACTAATAACTAACAAATGACAAATGACAACTGACAACTGACAACAGGCATTAAAAAATACATTGTTTAGTATCCCCAAGATATCTAACTTAAATCTGGCAGAAGACTGATGAAACCGAACTATCGGCGTTGTATTAGTTGTCGTCAAGTCAACTTGAAACAAGAGTTTTGGCGGATTGTCCGCGTCTTTCCATCTGGAAAGGTACAATTAGATCAGGGCATGGGGCGTTCTGCCTATATCTGTCCGCAAGAGAGTTGCCTACAAGCAGCTCAGAAGAAAAATAGACTAGGGAGATCGCTGCATGGAGCAGTGCCAGATACAGTGTATCAAACATTGTGGCAACGTCTAAATCACGGCGATCGCCAAGATCGCATTTAATGGTAACAACTAAAATTGCGATAGTCTCTCAAGATATTATGACAAAAGCCGAACTATTCGGTCTCTGATCATAACCTTTAGTATCGTTCAAGTTAATGCCAAAATAGTAAATGGATGTAACCAGCTTTCTCGATCTCCTTTTTTGGACAAGACGCAAGGCATTACTCCCAACAAGTTTTTTTTGATTGTATTGTGGAAGACTCACAAATCAGCAAAACAAAAAAACCAAAAATGGCGACCTGGTAGCGTCAAATCGCAGTTCTGCATCAACCATCATTCCTGGTGGAGATGTCAGTATTAACCCGAAACATCTCTCTTTCCTAACTGGAGTCACCGGCAATATCACCAAAGGCAACCGAAAAAACAGTG is a window encoding:
- a CDS encoding YlxR family protein encodes the protein MKPNYRRCISCRQVNLKQEFWRIVRVFPSGKVQLDQGMGRSAYICPQESCLQAAQKKNRLGRSLHGAVPDTVYQTLWQRLNHGDRQDRI